Sequence from the Torulaspora delbrueckii CBS 1146 chromosome 5, complete genome genome:
GACTTAGTCTACCGAGTGTCTTTGTGAACATCGACATGATGTGCTTGCGTATCTGTTTGATGGGAAGAGATCGTTGTAATCATGATTGGTTAAGATTTATTCATCGCGAGACGCTCGATGAAAAGCATAAGACAATGGCATAAATGATGCGCAAGAATTCGCCCATTAAGGTCAATTTAGTTTATTACGCAAGGAAAGAAGTACAAGAATTTATGGTGGGCAAATCACGAGCATTGGGGCATATGTGCTGCTCTTTTCGAAGAAAGTCGGTCTTTTCTTTAcataagtgaaaaattaatgaATAAACTAAcgaaaaattgaaaaattatgCAAAACTGAAAATTTGGTATAAAAAGAGCTCTCTTTATAATTTGTATCCATTGGTAACTCTGTACTACGATCGACAATGACTGTGACAGTACCTAGATTGCTGTGCTTGCACGgttttttgcaaaatgccAAGGTCTTTTCTGAGAAATCCTCTGGTATTAGGAAACTACTAAAGAAATCCAATGTCCAATGTGATTATATCGATGGTCCTGTTATTTTAGACCGTAAGGATTTGCCCTTTGAGatggatgatgagaaatGGCAAGCTTGTCTTGACACCGAGGTGAACAAGGCATGGTTTTACCATAGTGATATGTCCTCGGAGTTGAACCTCGATGACACTATTAAGTACGTCGCCGACCACATCCGTGAAAATGGACCCTACGATGGTATTGTTGGGTTTTCTCAAGgtgctgctgttgcagCGATTGTGACCAACAAGATTACTGAGCTTGTGCCTAGCCATCCGGAGTTCAAAGTCAGCTTGCTGATTTCGAGTTACTCGTTCACCGAGCCAGATCCAGCTCATGAAGGTCAATTGAGAGTCACCGAGAAGTTTCAAAACGCTTTTACCCCTAAGAGTGATAGTAAGACCAAGATGCTGTTCATCTACGGTGCAGGCGACCAAGCAGTACCAGCTACAAGAGCTCAGTACCTAGCTAATATTTACAAGCAGGCGCTACAGGACCCAGAACAAGTTAAGGAGTTCGAACACCCAGGTGGCCATATGGTTCCTAACAAAAAGGACATCATTAGACCTGTGGTGGACCAGATCAACGAAGCTTTAGCTGTATAGATTTTATAGACGGTTTTCATAGAGAGCTCAAGCTTAAAGTATGCGGGTGCGCCTTCTTTAAATTGGAAAAGCTAAAGTAAAATATCGGCCAGGATAGTAGAAACAGGCCATTGAAGTTATCTTTTGACGTCAATAGATGGTGAATTCGGCGTATGAACCACTGAGTAATGAGGTGGATGGAGAAGGTGGATCGCAACTGCGATTCAAACGCCCCAGGAAAGGCCATGGAGTGTTGAGAGTGTTACGCAAGTATGCACAGTTTATTGGGCCTGGATTAATGGTTTCTGTGTCATATATGGACCCTGGTAACTACAGTACAGCTGTGGCGGCGGGATCTGCCCACCGATATAAGCTTTTATTCTCTGTCCTTGTTTCGAACTTTATGGCAGCGTTTTGGCAGTGTTTATGTGCCCGCTTGGGTGCTGTCACTGGTTTGGATCTAGCTCAAAACTGTCGAAAACACTTGCCAAATGGTTTAAATGTTGCACTGTACATTTTCTCTGAAGTGGCTATTATAGCGACCGATCTGGCCGAGGTTATTGGTACTGCGATCTCACTGAACATTTTATTCGGCATTCCGTTGGCTCTTGGGGTCGTATTGACCGTGGTTGATGTTCTGATTGTATTAATGGCTTATAAATCCAATGGATCCCTGAGATTGATAAGATGGTTTGAGATGTTTGTTTCTGTACTTGTTGCCGCAACAGTAGTCTGCTTCACCATTGAGCTTTTCTATGCAGATCTGGGGAGCGCTAAAGAACTCTTCAGCGGATTCTTACCGAGCAGAGCGGCTATCGAAGGTGATGGGCTTTATTTGAGTCTTGCAATCCTCGGGGCTACAGTTATGCCGCACTCGTTGTTTCTGGGATCTGGGGTTGTGCAGCCACGTTTAAGAGAATTCGACATCAACCATGGTAACTACATGCCCAGCGAATCCGACATTGACAATAATCATGAAAATTACAAACCGTCAATGGGCGCTATCAAGGAGACTTTGAACTATACAACCGCCGAACTACTAGTGTCATTGTTCACAGTTGCACTCTTTGTCAATTGCGCTATCTTGATAGTCTCGGGAGCCACGCTGTACGGGAACACTGACACCAATGGCACGGACGAAGCAGACTTGTTCTCGATCTACAACTTGCTTTGCCAGTCGCTCTCCA
This genomic interval carries:
- the SMF2 gene encoding divalent metal ion transporter SMF2 (similar to Saccharomyces cerevisiae SMF2 (YHR050W); ancestral locus Anc_5.282) — encoded protein: MVNSAYEPLSNEVDGEGGSQLRFKRPRKGHGVLRVLRKYAQFIGPGLMVSVSYMDPGNYSTAVAAGSAHRYKLLFSVLVSNFMAAFWQCLCARLGAVTGLDLAQNCRKHLPNGLNVALYIFSEVAIIATDLAEVIGTAISLNILFGIPLALGVVLTVVDVLIVLMAYKSNGSLRLIRWFEMFVSVLVAATVVCFTIELFYADLGSAKELFSGFLPSRAAIEGDGLYLSLAILGATVMPHSLFLGSGVVQPRLREFDINHGNYMPSESDIDNNHENYKPSMGAIKETLNYTTAELLVSLFTVALFVNCAILIVSGATLYGNTDTNGTDEADLFSIYNLLCQSLSKSAGTIFVLALLFSGQSAGIVCTLSGQMVSEGFLNWTVSPSIRRSATRAVAITPCLILVLVAGRNGLSGALNASQVVLSLLLPFVSAPLIYFTSNSTVMSVRVDSHRDDYSLQDLGDTGSSGLLEEQDHIIYKDMSNGIFVKIAAVLTWLLISALNFYMLISFSRGQDVHL
- the FSH1 gene encoding putative serine hydrolase (similar to Saccharomyces cerevisiae FSH1 (YHR049W); ancestral locus Anc_5.283); this translates as MTVTVPRLLCLHGFLQNAKVFSEKSSGIRKLLKKSNVQCDYIDGPVILDRKDLPFEMDDEKWQACLDTEVNKAWFYHSDMSSELNLDDTIKYVADHIRENGPYDGIVGFSQGAAVAAIVTNKITELVPSHPEFKVSLLISSYSFTEPDPAHEGQLRVTEKFQNAFTPKSDSKTKMLFIYGAGDQAVPATRAQYLANIYKQALQDPEQVKEFEHPGGHMVPNKKDIIRPVVDQINEALAV